The sequence CTAGCCCGCGCTGAACGCCGTGTCAATGTCCTCATGGGAGATAAGGTCGAACCACGCCGCAAGTGGATTGAAGATAATGTCAAGTTTACGCTGGAAGAAGCGACTGTGTTTTAAGGAGTGTGAATAATGAATAGTTCAGGACATTCGATTTTTGGAAGTTACTTGGGTTTAATTTTCTTAGTTTCTTTACCGTCAGCTATTCTTGCATTCTACATCAATAGTCGAAAAAAAAGTTTCCAAGGTTTATATGCACCGATTGTATTTACCTTTTTTATGATCTTGATGCTTTTATTCAATATGGATTCCTCAGAATCCGGTTCTTTAGTGGCATCCTTTGTCATGATTTTATTTGGTTTTCCTTTGATAGCAGGAGCCTTAATCTACACACTTATTCGATTGTGTTATGTCTATCCGGAGAAACGGTGGAAGGCTCTTTTGATTTTCCTATCCTATATTTTATGTCCCCTATCTGTAGGTGTTCTGGGATCGTATGTTGTAAATGTAGTTCAGATACATCTGTTGACATTTTTGGTAATGATTTTGATGATTCTGGTTTCTTATCTTCCTCCTCTCTATCTCCATTACACCAAACGAAATCAGTAAGACAAGAATACTTTTTGGTAGGGGATAGAGATTAATTGCTTAGCTAATGTCGGAGATGACCGATTGTTTATAATTTATAATAAAAAACAATTTCAAATAGCTCTAAGTGTTGAAGGAGTGAAAGATGAGAACTGAAACAGAAATGCTTGATGCGATTTCACAGATTGCTAAATCTTTACAAGTTGAGGCTGTCGCCATGTCTGGTTCACGGACAAACCCAAAAGCACCAAAAGATGAGTTTCAGGATTACGACGTGATCTATGTCGTGGACGACTTAGATAATCTGACGAGTGACCTTTCTTGGTTGAATCAGTTTGGCAAGCGCATTATTGAGCAGCATAACGTACTTGAACATCGCCATCTGTATCTCATGCTCTTTGAAGATGGCAATCGGATTGATTTAACCCTCTGCCCCAAAGAGCACATTCAAGAGTGGGTGGATAGTGAGGCAGGATTCACCGTTTTAGAAGATCCTAAGGGGGTGTTTGAACCTTATTCCCCGAATCCTCAACGTTTTTGGACAAGCCCAGCTAGTGCAATAGAGTTTGACAAAGCCTGCAATGAATTTTGGTGGGTGTCAGCCTACGTGGTTAAAGGGATTTGTCGCAAGCAAGCCATCTATGCCACGGATCATCTCTATGGAATTTGTCAGCAAGAATTGCTCAAGCTTTTAGCTTGGCAAGTGGCAGCAGATAAGGGAACGGTCGATATCGGCAAGAACTACAAGTATCTTTTCCAGTATTTACCTACAGAGAAAGAGAAGGAATTCTCGAACCTGCTTGCTTTTTCAAGTGTAGAGAAACTTACTCAGTCATTGTTTGCTACGATGCAACTTTTCCACAGAGAAGCTCAAATACTTGCTCAAAAGATGAGCTTTGCCTACGATAAGGTAGTAGCTGAGAAGATGATTGAGTATGCTGAAAAGAGACTTCTTAATCGCTGAATTATTTAAAAGATTAGCCTACAGAAAGGATAGTTTGGTTACTTAATGTAACTGAACACGGGACTAATTTCCGTAAAATATCCTTTATTGTATAAAAAAATTGTATAAAAATCTACTCTATATTCTTTGAAAGGAGTTGAACACGCCCTAAATGCTGTGTAAAAAAGATAAATTCTCTTACAAGCATCACTCGCTTTAAGAATTTCCTATTTTTACTTTGCATTTTACGGGCTTAGTATCCTATGTCCAACATTCAAAACATGTCCCTTGAGGACATCATGGGAGAGCGCTTTGGTCGCTACTCCAAGTACATCATTCAAGACCGGGCTTTGCCAGACATTCGGGATGGATTGAAGCCGGTTCAGCGTCGTATTCTTTATTCTATGAATAAGGATGGCAATACTTTTGACAAGAGCTACCGCAAGTCTGCTAAGTCTGTCGGGAACATCATGGGGAATTTCCACCCACACGGGGATTCTTCTATCTATGATGCCATGGTTCGTATGTCTCAGGATTGGAAAAACCGTGAGATTTTGGTCGAAATGCACGGTAATAAAGGTTCTATGGACGGAGATCCGCCTGCGGCAATGCGTTATACCGAGGCGCGTTTGTCTGAGATTGCTGGTTATCTTCTTCAAGATATCGAAAAGAAGACAGTTCCCTTTGCTTGGAACTTTGACGATACCGAGAAAGAACCGACGGTTTTGCCAGCAGCCTTTCCCAACCTTTTGGTCAATGGTTCGACTGGGATTTCGGCTGGTTATGCTACAGACATTCCTCCCCATAATTTAGCTGAGGTTATTGATGCGACGGTTTACATGATTGACCACCCAACAGCCAAGGTGGACAAACTCATGGAATTCTTGCCTGGGCCAGACTTCCCTACAGGAGCTATCATCCAAGGGCGTGACGAGATCAAAAAGGCCTATGAAACTGGGAAAGGGCGCGTGGTCGTTCGTTCTAAGACGGAGATTGAAAAGCTAAAAGGCGGTAAGGAGCAAATCGTTATCACTGAGATTCCTTATGAAATCAATAAAGCCAATCTGGTCAAGAAAATCGATGATGTTCGTGTCAATAACAAGGTAGCGGGGATTGCTGAGGTTCGTGATGAGTCTGACCGTGATGGTCTTCGTATCGCTATTGAACTTAAAAAAGACGCGAATACCGAGCTCGTACTCAACTATCTCTTCAAATACACCGACTTGCAAATCAATTACAACTTCAACATGGTGGCGATTGACAATTTCACACCTCGTCAGGTTGGGATTGTGCCAATTTTGTCTAGCTATATTGCCCACCGTCGTGAAGTGATTTTGGCTCGTTCCCGCTTTGACAAGGAAAAGGCTGAGAAGCGTCTCCATATCGTCGAAGGTTTGATTCGCGTGATTTCGATTTTGGATGAAGTTATTGCTCTTA comes from Streptococcus oralis and encodes:
- a CDS encoding aminoglycoside 6-adenylyltransferase; amino-acid sequence: MRTETEMLDAISQIAKSLQVEAVAMSGSRTNPKAPKDEFQDYDVIYVVDDLDNLTSDLSWLNQFGKRIIEQHNVLEHRHLYLMLFEDGNRIDLTLCPKEHIQEWVDSEAGFTVLEDPKGVFEPYSPNPQRFWTSPASAIEFDKACNEFWWVSAYVVKGICRKQAIYATDHLYGICQQELLKLLAWQVAADKGTVDIGKNYKYLFQYLPTEKEKEFSNLLAFSSVEKLTQSLFATMQLFHREAQILAQKMSFAYDKVVAEKMIEYAEKRLLNR